In Marisediminicola antarctica, one DNA window encodes the following:
- a CDS encoding flagellar biosynthesis protein FlhA yields the protein MLLVVPIPAWLLDILIIINILFALVVLLTSMFVKKPLDFSVFPSLLLVATLFRLGLNVASTRLVLGDGYAGQVIEAFGEVAVGGSLVIGAVVFLILVVIQFVVVTKGAERVAEVGARFTLDAMPGKQMAIDADLNAGLITDVQARERRAEVSAEADFYGAMDGASKFVKGDAIAGIVIVIINIVGGIAIGMLQRGMPIDEAVSTYTLLTIGDGLVTQIPALLMAVSTGMIVTRSNVDSDMGSTASAQLTQSRTALMIAGCAAIVMALIPGMPKIPFIVVGALLILASQRIRAAEASREAIEVAASADIPGPQTETTEQLIEQMRVHALEILLAPDLVDLVSGASDDLLGRVRSLRRKVAMELGIVVPPVRTRDSIDLPTSTYAIRIGGVEVGRCIAPSGKVLALGDALDSLPGVATIEPVFGLSGKWTPSEMRHSAEMAGATVIDRVSVVVTHLSSVITANAGRLLTREDVRILTEGVKQVNPAAVDELVPGLLSLAEVQRVLQALLAEQVAINDLPRIYEALALRAKVSSDPEGLVEAARLSLGPAIAQRYLDGPVLRVIMIDPGVEQSMLEAMRPSELGTQILFDQSRIEQLMSSLSQTMQAVEASGRSAVLVCAPAVRPAIRRLLSPQPGGVPVLSYQEVTAANMDIETVGVIRAAATIAP from the coding sequence ATGCTGCTGGTGGTGCCGATCCCCGCCTGGCTGCTCGATATTCTCATCATCATCAACATCCTCTTCGCGCTCGTCGTGCTGCTGACGAGCATGTTCGTGAAGAAGCCGCTGGACTTCTCGGTGTTCCCGTCGCTGCTGCTCGTCGCGACGCTCTTCCGCCTGGGCCTGAACGTGGCGTCGACCCGGCTCGTGCTCGGCGACGGCTACGCGGGCCAGGTGATCGAGGCATTCGGCGAGGTCGCCGTCGGCGGCTCGCTCGTGATCGGCGCCGTGGTGTTCCTCATCCTCGTGGTCATCCAGTTCGTCGTTGTGACGAAGGGAGCGGAGCGCGTCGCCGAGGTGGGAGCGCGCTTCACCCTCGACGCGATGCCCGGCAAGCAGATGGCTATCGACGCCGATCTCAACGCGGGTCTCATCACCGACGTTCAGGCACGCGAACGCCGCGCGGAGGTCTCGGCCGAGGCGGATTTCTATGGGGCCATGGACGGCGCCTCGAAGTTCGTGAAGGGCGACGCGATTGCCGGAATCGTGATCGTGATCATCAACATCGTCGGAGGCATCGCGATCGGCATGCTGCAGCGCGGGATGCCGATCGATGAGGCGGTGAGCACCTACACGCTCCTCACGATCGGCGACGGCCTCGTCACCCAGATTCCCGCGCTGCTCATGGCGGTCTCGACGGGAATGATCGTGACGCGCTCGAACGTCGACTCCGACATGGGGTCGACGGCGTCGGCACAGCTGACCCAGTCGCGAACCGCGCTCATGATCGCCGGGTGCGCGGCGATCGTCATGGCGCTGATCCCCGGGATGCCGAAGATTCCGTTCATCGTCGTGGGGGCGCTGCTGATTCTTGCCTCCCAGCGAATCAGGGCGGCGGAGGCATCGCGGGAGGCGATCGAGGTCGCAGCGTCGGCCGACATCCCGGGCCCGCAGACCGAGACGACCGAGCAGCTCATCGAGCAGATGCGCGTGCACGCTCTCGAGATTCTGCTCGCACCCGACCTCGTCGACCTCGTCTCCGGGGCGTCCGACGACCTCCTGGGGCGGGTGCGTTCACTGCGCCGCAAGGTCGCGATGGAGCTCGGCATAGTCGTCCCGCCCGTGCGCACCCGCGACAGCATCGACCTGCCGACGTCGACCTACGCGATCCGAATCGGCGGTGTCGAGGTCGGCCGCTGCATCGCGCCGTCAGGCAAGGTGCTCGCGCTCGGCGACGCGCTCGATAGTCTCCCGGGCGTCGCGACGATCGAGCCCGTCTTCGGCCTCAGCGGCAAGTGGACGCCGAGCGAGATGCGGCACAGCGCCGAGATGGCCGGCGCGACGGTGATCGACAGGGTCTCGGTCGTCGTCACGCACCTGTCGTCGGTCATCACGGCCAACGCGGGCAGGCTGCTCACGAGGGAAGACGTGCGCATCCTCACAGAGGGGGTCAAGCAGGTGAACCCGGCCGCCGTCGACGAGCTCGTGCCGGGGCTGCTCTCGCTCGCGGAGGTGCAGCGTGTGCTGCAGGCACTGCTCGCCGAGCAGGTCGCCATCAACGACCTACCCCGTATCTACGAGGCCCTCGCCCTGCGGGCGAAAGTGTCAAGCGACCCGGAGGGACTCGTGGAGGCGGCCCGCCTCAGTCTGGGGCCCGCGATCGCGCAGCGCTACCTCGACGGGCCTGTGCTCCGCGTGATCATGATCGACCCCGGGGTCGAGCAGTCGATGCTCGAGGCGATGAGGCCGTCGGAGCTCGGCACTCAGATTCTGTTCGACCAGTCACGCATCGAACAGCTCATGAGCTCACTCAGCCAGACCATGCAGGCCGTGGAGGCGAGCGGTCGGTCCGCGGTTCTCGTGTGCGCGCCGGCCGTTCGGCCCGCTATCCGCCGGTTGCTCTCGCCGCAGCCCGGCGGGGTGCCAGTGCTCTCCTACCAGGAGGTCACCGCAGCGAACATGGACATCGAGACCGTGGGGGTGATCCGTGCCGCCGCGACGATTGCACCTTGA
- the csrA gene encoding carbon storage regulator CsrA, whose amino-acid sequence MLVLTRKPGESVLIGDDITITILETRGDGVRIGIDAPRGVRIQRDEIVRALTEANVAAVTAGGDGHTRILAALGLSPAAAASAAPPEAAVPAAAIDPDPGAQA is encoded by the coding sequence ATGCTGGTTCTCACGCGCAAACCCGGGGAAAGCGTGCTGATCGGCGACGACATCACGATCACGATCCTTGAGACGCGCGGCGACGGTGTGCGCATCGGAATCGACGCGCCGCGCGGTGTTCGCATCCAGCGCGACGAGATCGTGCGCGCCCTCACCGAGGCGAACGTCGCGGCCGTCACGGCGGGCGGCGACGGCCACACGCGCATCTTGGCGGCGCTGGGCCTGTCGCCCGCCGCTGCAGCCTCGGCCGCACCTCCGGAAGCTGCCGTCCCAGCGGCAGCGATCGACCCTGACCCCGGCGCACAGGCCTGA
- a CDS encoding ATP-dependent DNA ligase gives MAMLIYGPSSTEIPVEDRALSHLKAVMLAKLRRNESFAFTWEDESGARSTVWIHPAIPLQFKHDGGQPPGLNKVWIDHLMQSANTTAGLRLVPEPPNEGAVLTGG, from the coding sequence ATGGCGATGTTGATCTACGGCCCGAGCAGCACTGAAATCCCCGTCGAGGACCGCGCGCTGTCACACCTCAAGGCCGTGATGCTCGCGAAGCTCCGGCGCAATGAAAGCTTCGCGTTCACCTGGGAGGACGAGTCCGGGGCACGCTCGACGGTGTGGATCCACCCCGCGATCCCGCTGCAGTTCAAGCACGACGGGGGCCAGCCGCCCGGGCTCAACAAGGTCTGGATCGACCACCTGATGCAGTCCGCAAACACGACGGCGGGGCTCAGGCTCGTTCCAGAGCCGCCCAATGAGGGCGCGGTTCTCACCGGCGGATAG
- a CDS encoding alpha/beta fold hydrolase translates to MVVPLSPPLIVRQGGLECRLHFAGTPVAPGRPTFVLVHGIGMSHRYLRRLAAVLAPHGRVCSIDLPGSGANATPAHPLTVETFAALIGHALDMAGISSCVLLGHSMGAQFAVELAVRRPALVSHVVLVSPVVDPERRSTVHQALGLAADSLLESPSANAIVFSDYWRCGPRWYFASLPAMLDYPIENRIRLVEQPVLVLRGSRDPIARGPWCRELAGRARDGRFAEVEGQPHVVQHSAPDEVAAQILAFLAAPVGRGA, encoded by the coding sequence ATGGTCGTCCCATTGTCCCCACCGTTGATAGTCCGCCAGGGCGGGCTCGAGTGCCGCCTGCACTTCGCGGGCACCCCGGTAGCGCCGGGCCGGCCGACCTTCGTACTCGTTCACGGCATCGGGATGTCCCACCGCTATCTGCGGCGCCTTGCCGCTGTGCTCGCCCCGCACGGGCGGGTGTGCTCGATTGACCTACCGGGGTCGGGGGCGAACGCGACGCCCGCGCATCCGCTCACCGTGGAGACCTTTGCCGCCCTGATCGGGCACGCCCTCGACATGGCCGGCATCTCGTCGTGTGTGCTGCTCGGCCACTCGATGGGGGCACAGTTCGCGGTCGAGCTCGCGGTGCGCCGCCCGGCTCTCGTCTCGCACGTGGTGCTGGTCAGCCCGGTCGTCGATCCCGAACGGCGGAGCACCGTGCACCAGGCGCTTGGGCTCGCGGCCGACTCGCTGCTCGAGTCTCCGTCGGCCAACGCGATCGTGTTCTCCGATTACTGGCGTTGCGGTCCGCGCTGGTATTTCGCGTCCCTCCCGGCGATGCTGGACTACCCGATCGAGAACCGGATCCGGCTAGTCGAGCAGCCGGTACTCGTGCTCCGCGGCTCCCGCGATCCGATTGCACGCGGCCCGTGGTGTCGCGAGCTCGCCGGGCGCGCCCGCGACGGTCGATTCGCCGAGGTCGAGGGACAGCCGCACGTCGTGCAGCACAGCGCGCCGGACGAGGTGGCGGCCCAGATTCTCGCCTTCCTGGCCGCCCCGGTCGGGCGCGGCGCGTGA
- a CDS encoding esterase/lipase family protein, with translation MRGILAKGWFWVLDYLYVSYWQVRYVLFRADPGEYLRADAAKPPILILPGIYETWQFLRPLADRLSQAGHPVHVVEGLGRNARSVVASAPIVADYLREHDLRDVTILAHSKGGLIGKYLMLRSDPEGRVNRMVAIATPFSGSVYARLMLVPSLRAFSPRDATTQMLAGNREVNSRITSVFGSFDPHIPAGSELPGATNIRLDVAGHFRIVADPRVQDAVARAVQSPAAS, from the coding sequence GTGAGGGGCATTCTGGCCAAGGGCTGGTTCTGGGTCCTCGACTACCTCTACGTGTCGTACTGGCAGGTGCGGTACGTGCTGTTCCGCGCTGACCCGGGCGAGTACCTCCGAGCGGATGCCGCGAAGCCTCCAATCCTCATTCTTCCGGGAATCTACGAGACCTGGCAGTTTCTTCGACCCCTCGCGGACCGGCTGAGCCAGGCCGGGCATCCGGTGCACGTTGTCGAGGGGCTCGGCCGCAACGCGCGGAGCGTCGTGGCGAGTGCCCCGATCGTCGCGGACTACCTGCGCGAGCACGACCTGCGCGACGTCACGATCCTCGCCCACAGCAAGGGCGGCCTCATCGGCAAGTACCTCATGCTCCGAAGCGATCCGGAGGGCCGGGTGAATCGCATGGTCGCGATCGCCACCCCGTTCTCCGGGTCGGTCTATGCGCGCCTGATGCTCGTTCCGAGCCTTCGGGCGTTCTCGCCACGGGATGCAACGACTCAGATGCTCGCGGGCAACCGCGAGGTGAACTCCCGCATAACCTCGGTCTTCGGGAGCTTCGACCCGCACATTCCCGCGGGCAGCGAGCTGCCGGGAGCCACCAACATCCGCCTTGACGTCGCGGGGCACTTTCGGATCGTCGCCGACCCGCGAGTTCAGGATGCCGTGGCGCGCGCCGTGCAGTCACCCGCAGCCTCGTGA
- a CDS encoding GAF domain-containing protein: MAAKILLVASDPVEALVLSETLVQGGYRVIPSDDTITALPLARREAPDLVLVDLTLPGGLMLLSRLSLFPDTAMIPTVALADSQLLAGEAMRMGTRAVLNKPIVTPDLLAAVSDHVMSPGALEAAPPALLAHQPRLDALRDLGVLDTPAEETYDRFTRLVAHILDVPVALISLVDDERQFFTSQVGLREPWATMRQTPLSHSFCQFTVTFRQPVVINDAAEHPLVRHNLAVSEMDVAAYAGVPLITSSGEAVGSLCAIDAKPHEWSDDEVAALTDLGAILIELLELRGPGPAKGSEASRPDVA; the protein is encoded by the coding sequence ATGGCTGCCAAGATCCTTCTCGTCGCGAGCGACCCCGTCGAGGCGCTCGTCCTCTCCGAGACGCTCGTGCAGGGCGGATACCGGGTGATCCCGTCGGACGACACCATCACGGCGCTGCCCCTGGCGCGTCGGGAGGCTCCCGACCTCGTGCTCGTCGACCTGACGCTCCCCGGTGGGTTGATGCTGCTCTCGCGGCTCAGTCTCTTTCCGGACACCGCGATGATTCCCACCGTCGCGCTCGCCGACAGCCAACTCCTGGCCGGTGAGGCGATGCGCATGGGAACCCGTGCCGTGCTGAACAAGCCGATCGTGACGCCCGATTTGCTTGCGGCTGTCTCCGACCACGTGATGTCGCCCGGGGCGCTCGAGGCCGCACCGCCCGCTCTCCTCGCGCATCAGCCCCGGCTCGACGCACTGCGGGACCTCGGCGTGCTCGACACCCCGGCCGAGGAGACCTATGACCGCTTCACCCGGCTCGTCGCACACATTCTCGATGTGCCGGTCGCGCTCATCTCCTTAGTGGACGATGAGCGGCAGTTCTTCACGAGCCAGGTGGGGCTGCGTGAACCGTGGGCGACCATGCGGCAGACCCCGCTCTCGCACTCGTTCTGCCAGTTCACCGTGACCTTCAGACAGCCGGTCGTGATCAACGACGCGGCGGAGCATCCGCTCGTCAGGCACAACCTCGCCGTGAGTGAGATGGATGTCGCGGCCTATGCGGGTGTTCCCCTGATCACGAGTTCCGGCGAGGCGGTCGGGTCCCTCTGCGCGATCGACGCGAAGCCGCACGAGTGGAGCGACGACGAGGTCGCCGCCCTCACCGACCTCGGTGCGATCCTGATCGAACTGCTCGAGCTGCGCGGCCCTGGCCCTGCGAAGGGTAGCGAGGCCAGCCGCCCCGACGTCGCCTGA
- a CDS encoding three-helix bundle dimerization domain-containing protein, whose product MDDSDDDQSMEQVLERLLEQFPTVPRRQVAELVDEELDSYDGEILDQEEVPSEVEQSARERLTELTASRPDSTPDED is encoded by the coding sequence GTGGATGATTCAGACGACGACCAGTCAATGGAACAGGTGCTCGAGAGACTGCTCGAACAGTTCCCCACCGTGCCTCGCAGACAGGTCGCGGAGCTTGTCGATGAGGAACTGGATTCCTACGACGGGGAGATCCTCGACCAGGAAGAAGTGCCGTCGGAGGTCGAGCAGAGCGCCCGCGAGCGGCTGACCGAGCTGACGGCATCCCGTCCGGACTCCACTCCCGACGAGGATTGA
- a CDS encoding DUF6457 domain-containing protein, whose translation MTENHDEHELIEWGRRLAQALQILDLDVAPRELLEIAERSAHAVTGSAGPITTFYVGYAAALAAQTGEKTPNEAVASAASVAAQLAEAGAEGGRAGSGWTDTAQ comes from the coding sequence ATGACCGAGAACCATGACGAGCACGAGTTGATCGAGTGGGGCCGCCGGCTCGCCCAGGCGCTGCAGATTCTCGACCTCGACGTCGCGCCCCGGGAGTTGCTCGAGATCGCCGAGAGGTCTGCGCACGCCGTGACCGGCTCCGCCGGGCCGATCACCACGTTCTACGTCGGATATGCGGCGGCGCTCGCGGCCCAGACGGGAGAGAAGACCCCCAACGAGGCGGTCGCCTCCGCCGCCTCCGTCGCCGCGCAGCTCGCGGAGGCCGGCGCCGAGGGAGGGCGCGCGGGCAGCGGCTGGACCGACACCGCGCAGTGA
- a CDS encoding FdhF/YdeP family oxidoreductase, which yields MTRENENPGTEDTVNEADESEIEVGPSKSWAAGVPGVYHSLKPAVEQMGVTRTAKTLLALNQKDGFDCPSCAWPDPDHRKTFEFCENGAKAVTWEATPVVIGSDFWAEHPISDLLTRSEYWLGMQGRLTEPVYKSASDDQYHPVSWERAFRIIADKLNSLDSPNEAAFYTSGRTSNEAAFAYQLFVRAFGTNNLPDCSNMCHESSGWAMGQTIGVGKATITYDDFGKADLIIVMGQNPGTNHPRMLTALEEAKDNGAQIVAVNPMQEAGLQRYKNPQRVKGIIGRGTKLADQFLKIRLGGDMALLQALSKRVLDAEAKAPGTVLDHDFLERHCQGLDALRDHLARLDDTAVLEATGLRASEIDELADRYLRADRVIITWAMGLTQQKKAVPTIKEIINLLLLRGNIGKPGAGASPIRGHSNVQGDRTMGIWEQMPPAFLDAIEREFGFGPPREHGLDAVQTIKGMRDGAIKVFLAVGGNLVAAISDTTAAEAAFSAAEMTVQISTKLNRSHAVVGREALILPTMGRTEIDRQASGEQFVSVEDTVCAVHPSWGKVEPVSPTLLSEVAIISRLASATLGDRVAVDWAGFERDYNLIRDHLSRVVDGCDGYNEKIRREGGFVLPNGPRDSRTFHTPTGKAMLTVNDLESIERPAGTLILQTLRSHDQFNTTIYGHNDRYRGVKGGRHVVFVSPEDLAELGLADGQRVDVHTVSNDGVDRVLRGFRVVSYETARGCAAAYYPEANVLVPLDHVAEGSNTPVSKAVIVRLDPVSADRDEIAEDVFSASGS from the coding sequence ATGACTCGCGAGAATGAGAACCCCGGAACAGAAGACACCGTGAACGAGGCCGACGAGAGCGAGATCGAGGTCGGTCCTTCGAAGTCGTGGGCCGCAGGCGTCCCCGGCGTCTACCACTCGTTGAAGCCAGCGGTCGAGCAGATGGGCGTCACCCGCACGGCGAAGACCCTCCTCGCACTCAACCAGAAGGACGGCTTCGACTGCCCGAGCTGTGCCTGGCCCGATCCCGACCACCGCAAGACCTTCGAGTTCTGCGAGAACGGCGCGAAGGCCGTGACCTGGGAGGCCACCCCCGTCGTCATCGGCTCCGACTTCTGGGCGGAGCATCCGATCTCCGACCTGCTGACCCGTAGCGAGTACTGGTTGGGAATGCAGGGTCGGCTGACTGAGCCGGTCTACAAGAGCGCCAGCGACGACCAGTACCACCCGGTCAGCTGGGAGCGGGCCTTCCGGATCATCGCCGACAAACTCAACTCGCTCGACTCGCCCAACGAGGCGGCGTTCTACACGAGCGGACGCACCTCGAACGAGGCCGCCTTCGCCTACCAACTGTTCGTGCGCGCCTTCGGCACCAACAACCTGCCCGATTGCTCAAACATGTGCCACGAGTCCTCCGGCTGGGCGATGGGGCAGACCATCGGCGTCGGCAAGGCCACCATCACCTACGACGACTTCGGCAAGGCCGACCTGATCATCGTGATGGGGCAGAACCCGGGCACGAACCACCCGCGCATGCTCACCGCGCTCGAGGAGGCGAAGGACAACGGGGCGCAGATCGTCGCCGTCAACCCGATGCAGGAGGCCGGGCTGCAGCGCTACAAGAACCCGCAGCGGGTCAAGGGCATCATCGGCCGCGGCACCAAGCTCGCGGACCAGTTCCTCAAGATCCGGCTCGGCGGCGACATGGCGCTGCTGCAGGCGCTGTCGAAGCGGGTGCTGGATGCCGAGGCCAAGGCCCCCGGAACCGTGCTCGACCACGACTTCCTCGAGCGCCACTGCCAGGGCCTCGACGCCCTCCGGGACCACCTCGCCCGGCTCGACGACACCGCGGTGCTCGAGGCGACCGGTCTGCGGGCATCCGAGATCGACGAGCTCGCCGACCGCTACCTGCGGGCCGACCGGGTCATCATCACCTGGGCGATGGGACTGACCCAGCAGAAGAAGGCCGTGCCGACGATCAAGGAGATCATCAACCTGCTGCTGCTGCGCGGCAACATCGGCAAGCCCGGCGCCGGTGCCTCGCCGATCCGCGGCCACAGCAACGTGCAGGGCGACCGCACCATGGGCATCTGGGAACAGATGCCGCCCGCCTTCCTCGACGCGATCGAGCGGGAGTTCGGGTTCGGCCCGCCGCGCGAGCACGGGCTCGACGCGGTGCAGACGATCAAGGGGATGCGGGACGGGGCGATCAAGGTGTTCCTCGCCGTCGGCGGCAACCTCGTGGCCGCGATCTCCGACACGACCGCCGCCGAGGCCGCGTTCAGCGCCGCCGAGATGACCGTGCAGATCTCGACCAAACTCAACCGCTCGCACGCTGTGGTCGGCCGGGAGGCGCTCATCCTTCCCACGATGGGCCGCACGGAGATCGACCGGCAGGCTTCGGGCGAGCAGTTCGTCTCGGTCGAGGACACGGTCTGCGCCGTGCATCCGTCGTGGGGAAAGGTCGAGCCGGTCTCGCCAACGCTCCTCTCCGAGGTCGCGATCATCAGCCGGCTCGCCAGCGCCACCCTCGGCGACAGGGTCGCCGTCGACTGGGCCGGGTTTGAGCGCGACTACAACCTGATCCGCGACCACCTCTCGCGGGTCGTCGACGGATGCGACGGGTACAACGAGAAAATCCGCCGCGAGGGTGGGTTCGTGCTACCGAACGGGCCACGCGACTCGCGCACCTTCCACACCCCCACCGGCAAGGCGATGCTGACCGTGAACGATCTCGAAAGCATCGAGCGTCCGGCCGGCACGCTGATCCTGCAGACACTGCGCTCGCACGACCAGTTCAACACCACGATCTACGGGCACAACGACCGCTACCGCGGGGTCAAGGGCGGCCGTCACGTGGTCTTCGTGAGCCCGGAGGACCTCGCCGAACTCGGCCTTGCCGACGGCCAGCGCGTCGATGTGCACACGGTCTCGAACGATGGCGTCGACCGTGTGCTCCGCGGCTTCCGCGTCGTCTCGTACGAAACGGCACGGGGATGCGCGGCGGCCTACTACCCCGAGGCGAACGTGCTCGTGCCGCTAGACCACGTCGCCGAGGGCAGCAACACGCCCGTGTCCAAGGCGGTGATCGTGCGGCTCGATCCGGTGTCGGCCGATCGTGACGAGATCGCGGAGGACGTCTTCTCCGCCTCAGGGAGCTGA